The sequence below is a genomic window from Nicotiana tomentosiformis unplaced genomic scaffold, ASM39032v3 Un00467, whole genome shotgun sequence.
gtgtgagaaagtgagattgagtagtctgagagtgtgagtacatgagttcatctcttagatacattgcattgacatgcacacatgacatacatgcatagagatgtatttttctcatgttgtacggtatcacatcattcatgatttctcacacatattggcagatgggcatagtgatacatttgtttacactggttatctggaaagaaaatgaaacatcttatttattattgaaaggatttttggaaaaattattgttttcaaacttattcatatttttggcaactctggtacacgatttgggttttcattgatgtactgcaaaggaagaactattttcagaaatcatgttttgttgagcatttgattgttgagttatttctggtattacttgctttatgttgttatgaactgttgttggttatgggagttgaactctgaccttagtacaagctcgtcactactttcaacctaacgttaggtttgttacttattgagtatatggggtcggttgtactcatactacacttctgcaccttgcttacagatgttggctgctgatgttgctatgatcgatgggagctggactgaagatgtacttgcgtcccggctgtagctgcctcttgttcgtggtagctttagatctgtaaaactttgtttatgtactattcaaacagactgtgaatttatttcatttccgctttgtaatcTCTATTCTTAGAacctcatgatttatactaccagttcttgagaaatgtataagattatgatatttcattacttaattgctttataaattgttattggtATTGATTAgtgattaattggcttacctagcgggtcgggttgggtgccatcacgactagtcagattttggatcgtgacaaggagtagctaaagaaaccttgaaaatatttttcattaatgtcTCACATTTTTTCTTATCCTTTAGAGTTACAAGATACTCCTTGCAGTTTCTCTTCCAGTGCCTATTCTTCTTACAATGAAAATATTTAGCATCATATACTGACTTCAAGATCAAATCTCCAGAAAGCTCTTTACCAAGCTTGTACCCCAACTTCTCAAGTTCTTCGGTAAGATCAATCACAAGATTGACATGGGGTCCAACTGGGGAGTTATCAATGTCCAACTGTGTATCAACcattttcttaagatattcaatgatTGCAGTTGGATCCATATTCTGATGTTTCCTCTGGAGTTCAGCACTCATAGAAACGAGAATGATACGTTTAATAACAAGGCATTCTTCCAAGTATTTCTGATAAACCTTGGTGCCTTCAACATCATTCTCTGGTGGGACTAGCTTTGCAGTCTTATCGATCACATCAATGAGCTTTTCATGCACAAGAACAATTCTCAAATTTCTATACCAGTCATTAAAGTTTGGTCCTACCAACTTGTTAGTCTCAAGTATTTCACGCAATGATATAACAGacatattgagaaatctaaaatGCAATAATATAAGAACATATTTGTATATATCATAAAGACATGGACTTTTATCTAAATAATATTTccactaattattttaaactatttaccTTCATTATAGTCTAAGAAATTATTATTTCTGTTAGTGGAGTAAAGTAATCCTTTAACAATATATATGAGTCCCTTGGAAGTCAAGTCGTTTCTCACATATATTTCAAAGATAGGTATTCTTACCAATTGTATCTCAATACAATTTTCTTAAATAGGTCTATGCCAAATAGTCCCCTGGTAGTCAGGTCGATCCTATTGGCATAGTTGAGTTCAACCATCATGATAACAaagaacttattaaattttatactctCCGGGTAGTCCAGGCGTCTagtataaaattaaataattcttcAAATCCATGCATCTAgtgcaataaataattttaacatattctcGAACTATAAGTTTCCTGTTTGTCAGGCCGCTCcttataaacaagaaataaataaaattatttattttgatggatagctttacaataaaatatcttatattttattttttaagaactCAAATTTTAGTAGGAGGGAATTGCTATTAAACCAACTTTTAATAACATGATGATCAATGCTTTTATAACACTTGAATTTAGTTCAAGTTGTCTACATGCT
It includes:
- the LOC138904120 gene encoding uncharacterized protein gives rise to the protein MSVISLREILETNKLVGPNFNDWYRNLRIVLVHEKLIDVIDKTAKLVPPENDVEGTKVYQKYLEECLVIKRIILVSMSAELQRKHQNMDPTAIIEYLKKMVDTQLDIDNSPVGPHVNLVIDLTEELEKLGYKLGKELSGDLILKSVYDAKYFHCKKNRHWKRNCKEYLVTLKDKKKCETLMKNIFKVSLATPCHDPKSD